The genomic region CGGCGCGGCCCAGGGTGGTGCAACTGCGATTGTCGCCGGAGCTGGCGCTGTGGAAAAGCACGCAGCACGCAATCGGCAACGTGTTGCCCACTAAGGGCGCCGGGCTGGTCCAAGCCGCGCCGCAGGTTCTCGCCTTGCTGAGCGCCGCCGACTGGCCTGAGGCGATGACAACAACCAACACCCTATCTGGTAGCGGCATGGCGAACCTGCTGATTGGCGCCTACGACGTGCGCACCCTCTTCTCCAACTACATGGTGGACATGGCATTTTACTACGAGCACGGGTACCACAAGGTGTTCCCCTCCTTCAGCCGCCTCCTGCGCGACGGGCTCGCCGACGCCCGCTCGCTACGAACCCCTGGTGGCCGGCAGCGACGCGAGGCCGTCGCCATCGGTGCGTCCTACATCCGAGCCAAGATCGCATTGGAGGCGGCGCACAGGACGCTCCTCAAGGACCGGTCGGGGCAGATGGACCGCCACACCGCCCAGGTCATGTCCCTGTGCGAGAGCAGCATCCTCGGCATGGGGGCTGAGGCCATAGCCCGGGGCTTCGATGTTGGCGCCGTCACGAGCGACCTCGTCTTCAGCTCGCCCGGCACCGATGTCATCGATGTGGGCAGCGACCTGGTAAACTCCGAGGTCATGAATTCGTTCCTCAACGTGGCCGACATCGCCGCCTCAGGCGTGGTGAGCGAGACGGCGCTGCGGGCCATCTACGACGCCTACGCTGCCACTGGAGCTCGGATGTACACTCAGAGGTGGCACGAGCCTGTGGCCCGGATGTGCATCACCTTGTACACTTGGCATCTGCACAACGACCGGCACATGTTTCTCCGCCGCGCCCTCCTAGGATGGCCCAAGGCCCGCAAGTCCCCGACGCAGCCCCAGCGCGAGGCCGACTTCGACGAGGTCTTCGACACCGACTTTCATACCACCGGCTTCAGCAGGCCCCTTGACCCTGAGTATGCCTGCAATGGGGAAGAAACCTGCGACCACGTCCGGCGCTTCCTCAAAGTAAAAGGAGACCAAGACCACCTGCTCGCCGCCCTTTGGTCGTCCATTGTCACCGG from Triticum dicoccoides isolate Atlit2015 ecotype Zavitan unplaced genomic scaffold, WEW_v2.0 scaffold182002, whole genome shotgun sequence harbors:
- the LOC119344720 gene encoding uncharacterized protein LOC119344720 yields the protein MLSLAWTRRGDAEVPPTPTPTWGGCSLHGLDIEVVREKDTVPGDNGSGLVAIRSYFWGARLAKQQDGVFPLYTGYSAARALVGKGTGAMADLRRLSREAEDMLAEMFASISSDGGGDAARPRVVQLRLSPELALWKSTQHAIGNVLPTKGAGLVQAAPQVLALLSAADWPEAMTTTNTLSGSGMANLLIGAYDVRTLFSNYMVDMAFYYEHGYHKVFPSFSRLLRDGLADARSLRTPGGRQRREAVAIGASYIRAKIALEAAHRTLLKDRSGQMDRHTAQVMSLCESSILGMGAEAIARGFDVGAVTSDLVFSSPGTDVIDVGSDLVNSEVMNSFLNVADIAASGVVSETALRAIYDAYAATGARMYTQRWHEPVARMCITLYTWHLHNDRHMFLRRALLGWPKARKSPTQPQREADFDEVFDTDFHTTGFSRPLDPEYACNGEETCDHVRRFLKVKGDQDHLLAALWSSIVTGPLEYVRMGEVDEQREKHLIESSRLQMVQLFSKGLIDEMVWLVAHASHHAWQVNYLFEAAMFGSILDGGELIGKLDRAE